A window of Halopelagius inordinatus genomic DNA:
TCCGTTGATTGCGGCGATGGTCGGTGCGGGAAGCGACTCTATCGCGGACGCGATGCGGTGGCCCTGTTCGGCGTACGCCTGTGCCTCGGCCGTTCCGAGGTCCTTCATGTGTGCGATGTCCGCGCCGGCGACGAACGCCTCGTCGCCCGCACCCGTCACGACGAGAACCCGCGCGCCCTCCTCGCGGACTTCGGTGACCGCCTCCTCGACGGCGTCCATCGTCTCGGCGTTCAGCGCGTTCATCCGGTCGGGACGGTCGACGACGAGTGTCGCAACCTCGTCGTCCCACTCTAGTCTGACGGTATCCCAAGCCATGCAGGGCGCGACGCGCGGCGCGGGGGTAAGCGTTCCCCCGCCGTCGATGGCACCGTCGCGGCTGTCTGCGAGAGCGTCGAGAAAACAGGTCTATATCCCCGGATGCAAATTTTCACGCAATGGCACTCTCGGACGAAGAGAAAGAACGACTCGCAGACGTCGTTCGTCTCCAACCGACGAAGAACAAAGAGTTACAGGAACGGTGGGGACTCGACTCCGGGAGCGACGTGCATCGCTACCTGGAGGACAGCCTCAAGGAGTACTACTACCGCGACGACAACAGTCTCATCCGCGCCACCGCGGAGGCGGCGGAACTCGTCGACGTGGAACCGGGCGTCGAAACCGACGACGCCGAAGCGGAGGTGCCCTCCGTCATCCGCGTCCCCCGCCTCGAATCGCGGGTGTTCAGCGTCGTGGCCGGACCGGACGAACGCTCCGAAAGCGTCGTCAGCGTCCTCAACAAGGTCCGCGACCGGTTCGACGCCGACCCGGACGTCGAGGACGTCCGCCGCGCCCTGCAGAGTCTCCGCCGGAAGGGCGTCGTCGAAGTCGTCTACCGAACCGTCCCGACGTTCCGCCTCGCCGTCGAACGCGACGAGGTGGACGTGGAAGTGACAGACTAGTCCGACCGGGCCTCTCTCCGGCGGACGCGTTCTCGCCGGTCTCCGAGCAACCGCCGAATCGCCGCCCCGGGACCCCCTTCTATCGGCCACCCTTTCGTCCGCCACGCGGGCGGTTCCGGTTCGAAGTCGGGGCAGGACCCCGCGCACTCGGCGGCGGTCTGTGACCGCCCTTTCGCCGCGCAGTGGGGGACGAGGGCCTCGCCGAACCGCCGGAGTTCGAAGTGACGGCAGTCGGGCCGCATCGTCTCGTGGAACGACCGCCAGCCCGTTCCGTAGGCGCGTTCGGCGAGTTCGAGGCGGGTCGTTTCCCGTTCGTCGTCTCCCTCCGCTCTCGCGGGCACCACGTCGCTCGGGTGCCACTCGACGTTCGCGGTGGCCCACTCCGAGAGGTCCGAGTCGAACGACATCGTGAGGATACCCACCTCGACGGGCACGTCTTCCAAAAGCGCGGGTTCGACGCGCCGCCCCGTCGTAGCGGTGGCGACCCACACCTCGTCTGCGAGTCCCGTCTCCACGTCGCGTTCGAGTTGGTCCGAGAGGGCGCGGGCCGCGGAGGCGTCCAAGTCGGGTTTGTTCTCGACGGCGACGATGCGGCGGACCCAATCGGGGTACGGTGCGATGCGGCGAATCTCGATTCGGTTCCCCCGGCGGCGCGTCTCCACGACGCCGCGGTCCGCGGCGCGGTGGACGGCCGCGCGGACGTACCGCCACGGGTAGCCCGGATGAGGGAGGGCGTCGCGGTACCACGCCCACTCTTCGGGCGCGTTGCGGACGACGTGCAGGAGGTCCGAGTCGAGCGTTCGGTCGCCGAACTCGGCTCTCGCCGCGAGTCCCGCCGGGTCGCACTCGACGACGACGGTGTCCCACCGCCGGCGCTTCGTCCCGAGTTGCCGCGCGACGAGGACGGCGGAGTCTCTCCGTCCGCCGGGCGGCCACGACTCTTCGGCCCACCGACAGACGAGTAACTCGAACCCGAACTCGGCGTCTGCGGGGTACACGTCGGGTAGTGGTCCGTCGGGCGACGAAACCGTTTCGGGTCGGCGGCGCAGTCGCTACGGACGGGCCGACCGGGCGTGTCCCGGTCGAGCGACGGAGTCGCCGATCAGGCGATGTAGCGCCGGTTCTCCTCGTCGTTCTCCGCGAGGATGTCGTCGAGGAACGTGTGGGCCCGCTCTAAGATGTCGCGCGGGCCGTCCTGCGTGATGGTGTTTATCGCCTGCTCGTAGTCGCGCCACTGCAGGTCGCGGTGCTCCCGGGAGAGTTCCGCACTCGCCTCGAAGGAGCGTGCGATAAACAGGTGCACCGTCTTGTGAATCGTCTTGCCGTTCGCCTCGAACACGTAGTCGTAATCCTCGCGGAACCCGTCGATGAGACGGAAATCTTCGATTCCCGCCTCCTCTTTGATCTCGCGAATGGCCGTCTGCTGGAGCTCCTCGTTTCCTTCGACCCCGCCTTTGGGGAACTCCCAGTCCCCCGGTCGGCTCTTCAGGAGTAAGTACTCCCGTCGGCCGCGGGTGTCGCGGAAGAGGATGGCTCCAGCGCTCACCGCTTCCACTGTCATTGGTGAATGTATATATACGGGGATTTAAGAGGGTATCGGAGAGTCGGTCGTGTTTGCCTTTCGAAAGATGAGAGACACGTCGCCCGCCGTGTCCGTCAGGCTCACTCACAGATGGCGCGTGTAGGTGTGTTTTTACCGCTCGATACACTCTTCGACTGTAACGGCCACCACTCAGCCATGACTTTCGTAACCAAACTCACCTTCCAAAGCGGGAACCGCTACGAACTCGAAGACCACGTGTCAGAGATACAAGACATCGTCGAGCGAAAGGGCGCCGAGTGCAAAGGCCCGCACGCGGAACCGCCGGAGAACGTCCGCGTCCCCCAGTACCGGAATCTCGCGCCGGGCGACGAGTTCTCGCCGTGGGACTACACGGTCTACTCCCGGAAACTCGAGATTCACGGCAACGACCACATCGCGCGCGAGATCGGCCACATGGCGTTCCCAGACAGCATTCACATCGAGATAGAGGTCGAACAGAAGAAACCGCTCGGCCACAGGCGGGAGTGACTCCCGCCCGGGACCCCACTGCGCTCTGTCTCTGCGTCTCTTCTCTCTGCGTCTCTTCTCTCTGCGTCTATCCTCTGTCTTCGAGGACGTCGACGAGGCGTCCGCGCCCGCGACTCGACTCCGCGTCGAACGCCTCGACTTCGAATCGGACGCGCGTTTCGACGGGGACGCCCTCTGCGCCTTCGAGTTCGAGGACGGTGTCACCGACTCTGACGAGGGCGACGTCGCCCCGCCTGCCGGTGACGAACGCGGTCACCATCTGACCGACTTCGAAAGCGGGCTTCGACGACCGGAAGGCGGATTCGGCGAACAGTCTGTCGAAGAAGCTCATACGCGACTCACCTCCCCGGACTCGCGGTCGGAAACGTACTCGCGTCCGTATCCGGTCCACGCCGCGAGCAGGAACACCGCGACGAGGAACCAGCCGTGGAACACGTACGGCCAGACGCTCGCGGGGTTGACGACCATCGACTGCGTGAACCACTCGTACTGTTCGGGGAGGCGCTGCATCGCGGAGTAGCCCGCCAGCAGGCCGCCGCCCCACGGGAAGATATACCCGAGTGCGGAGGTGTTCGCGTCGAGGATGTTCGCGCGCCGGTAGCCGTTGATGTTGAACCGGCGACCGAGCGTCGAGATGTACGGCGCGATGGCGATTTCGGCGGCGGTGTTTATCGTTATCATTCCGTTCACGAGTGCGGTTCCGAGAACCATCGTCGTCTCGGCGCGGCGAACCGTGGTGGCCACGCGTTCGAGGAGGAACTCCTGTATCGCCTCGAACGCGCCGCCGACCTGCATCACCTCCGCGCCCGCGACGATGAGCAAGACGAGAACGATGAGCGGGAAAAAGCCCGCCGCACCGGCGTAGAGACTCCCGCCGACCGCGGCGTTACCGGGGTCGACCGGGACGATGAACGCGCCGACGACGGGAATCGCGTCCATCGCCTGGACGAGTCCCGAGGTCCGCGGCGCGTTGAACGCGACCATGTCCGCCGGCGCGGCGAGTCCGAGGACGACGTTCAACACCGCGGAGGTGACGAGTCCCCACGAGACGGCCTCGACGATGTGTCGGCCGCGAATCGCCGTCACGATGACGAGGCCGATAGAGACGAGGTGGACGAGTCCGAGCGCCGTCGAGGGACCGCCGACGTTGTCCACGTCGATAGGCTGTCCCGCCATCGCGCTTCCGGCGAGGAGGTACGCGGCGAAGGCGAAGACGGCGGCGACGAGCGCGTACTTCAGGCGCGAGAGGACGACGCCGCCGATGTCGGCGTTCTGCGTCACCGCGCTGACGATGGTGGTGTCGCTGACGGGAGCGAGGTTGTCGCCGAACACCGCGCCCGAGAGGATGGCACCGAAAAGCAGCACCGGATTCGCGCCGAGGACGACGCCCGCCGGGAAGACGAGCGCCGTGAACGCGATTGCCGTCCCGTACCCCGTCCCGATACCGGTCGCGAGCAGGGCGGCCAAGAGGAACGTTATCGCCGGGAACAGCGCCGCACCGACGCTGACAGCGTCCGCGGCCCAGACGAGTCCGTCGACGAAGCCGCCGACCTGAATCGTCTCGGCGAACATGCCCGCCCACAGCCACGCGACGATGGCCGTCGCGGCCACCCGCTGGGTCATGCCGTCGAAGAGGACGTCAGCGTACGCCTTCCAGTCGCCGACGACGAGGAACATCCCGAGGATGAGTCCGAGTAACATCCCGACGATGAGTCCCGTCGTGTCGCCGATACCCAGTATCCCGCTCTGTACGATGGCCCACGCGACGAAGAACGCTATCGGAACTGCGCTCGCGAGGCGTCCGCCTCGGAACCGCAGGTCCGGAGTCCCGTCTGTATCGGTCATTCTACTCACTGGTGCATCATGATTCCTCATAAACGGCCCGACATAGACCAGAGGCCGGGCGTCGCCCGGGCGGTCGAACGGTCGCCTGTCGGCAATCCCGACGCAGTCGGCGAGGTTTATCACCGTTCCCCGCCACCGACCGACAATGACGACGTCTGACCTCGTCACGCTTCGACGCGACTTGCACCGACATCCGGAACCCGCGTGGCGCGAGTTCTACACGACAGCACGTCTCGTGGACGAACTGGAGACGCGGGATTTAGACGCCCTCTACGTCGGGCGCGAGGTGTTGTCGGAGGACGAACGCATGGCCGTCCCCGAGGAGTCGGAACTCGACGAGTGGTACGAACGCGCTCTCGCCGCGGGTGCCCGCGAGGACGTCCTCGAAGCCCTCCGCGGCGGCTACACCGGCGCGGTGGCCGTCGCAGAACGGGGCGACGGGCCGACTGTGGCCCTGCGTGTGGACATCGACGGACTCCCGATTACGGAGTCCGAGAGCGACGACCACGTCCCGGCGGCGACGGGCTTTCGTTCCGAACACGAGGGGTTCATGCACGCCTGCGGGCACGACGCCCACGCGGCAATCGGACTCGGCGTCCTCGATTCGGTTCTCGCGAGCGACTTCGAGGGGACGCTGAAGGTGTTTTTCCAACCCGGAGAGGAACTCGTCGCCGGCGGGCGAGCGATGTCGAAGTCCGGCCACTTAGACGACGTCGATTATCTCTACGGCGTCCACGTCGGCCTCGACCACCCGTCGGGCGAGATAGTCGCGGGTATCGACGGTTTCCTCGCCGTCTCCCACTTTCGCGCGGAGTTCACGGGCACGCCGTCTCACGCGGGCGCGCGACCCGAAGCGGGAGACAACGCGGTGCAGGCGATGGCGGCGGCGGTCCAGAACCTCTACGGCATCCCGCGGCACGCGGACGGCGCGACGCGCGTCAACGCCGGGATGGTCGGCGGCGGTACCGCGACGAACATCGTCCCCGAGGAGGCGTTCATCGAGGGCGAAGTCCGAGGCGAGACGACGGAACTGATGGAGTACATGGAGGAGAAATCCCGTCGCGTCCTCCGGTCCGCCGCGGAGATGCACGGCTGTGAGGTGGAGACGTTCACCGAGGGCAAAGCGCCCTCCGCGCGGAGCGACGACGAACTCGTCTCCGTCGTGAGCGACGTCGCCCGGGAGAACGCGAACGTCACCTCACTCGTCGAACGCGACGCTCTCGGCGGGAGCGAAGACGCCACCTACCTCATGCGGGAGGTACAGGAGAACGGCGGCAAAGCCGCCTACATCGGCGTCGGAACCGACCACCCCGGCGGCCACCACACCGGCACGTTCGACGTGGACGAAGACAGCATCGGACTCGGTATCGACGTCCTCTCGTCGGCCATCCGAGAACTATCGACGCGACGGCCCTGAGCGTCCGTCACCCGTCGGATTACGTATCGCCACGATTACACGCGAAGGTAAAGCAGAGACACCCCGATTTCGGTCCAGACGAGCGGCTAACATTCTCCACGGCGTGAATTTTTGTAATTTGAGTTACATCTTTTATGGGGACAGGATGACAGTTGTACACTGCATGACACGTAGACGAACGGTCACCGTTGCGGTTGCACTTCTAGTCGCCGTGGCAATGCCGGCCGCGATGTTCGTCGGCCCGGTTGCCGCACAGACAGACTCAGAAGTTATCGACTCGTGCACAGTCATCACCGAACCCGGAGCGTACGTCGTCGGTGAGAACTTCTCCGCGGAGAACGCGACACAGGCGGTAGCCGACCCGGGCGTAGACGCTAACGTCTCCGCCTGTATCGTCGTCGAGAGCGACGACGTGACTCTCGACGGAGAGAACGTCCGGATGGACGGCCCGGTGTCGGACGAGATGGACACAAACGAGACGGACACAAACGAGACGGCAAACGAATCGCTCGTCACCGGTATCGCCGTCACCGGTGACAACGTCTCCGTCGAATCCACGCACGTCAGAGACTTCGACGTGGGAGTGCTCTTTGCCGGTGCGTCCAACTCCTCTTTGACCGAGTTCGAGGCGGACGATACCGAGCGTGCGGGCGTTGCCTTCGTGAACGCGTCCAACAACTCCGTCGAGGACGTCAACGCGGATGACGTCACCGAGGGTGTGTCGGGCATCGACGACACGGAGAGCGACTCGACGAACGACACCGCCGAAAACGAGAGCGAGGAGATGTTCGCCGGTGCGTTCGTCTTCGTGGACGCGAGCAACAACACCGTTCAGAACGCCACCGTCGACGGGACGACGGGGTGGACGGTCTACAGCGAGAAGACGGCCGAAAACGAGACGACTGAAAACGAGACAGTGGAGAACGAAACGGCCGAAAACGAAACCGTCGAGAACGAGACGGTCGAGAACGAAGCGACCGCGGACGCGAACAACTCCGTCGAGAACATCAGCGTGAACGGCATGCCGTTCTCCGCGGAGTTCCAAAACGCGAACATCGGTCTGGCTTCGGAGTACCCGGACGCGCCCGACGACACAGTCGTCGTCAACGGACCTCTCCAGACCGAGGTGGCTTCCGACAACGATAGCATCCAACTATCGTTCCTCTACGACGACGCCGGACTGGAAGACGCGGGGACCACCGAACTCACCTTGAACATCTACCAAGTCAGCGGCGACACGTGGACCGAAGTCGACGGTGCGGTCATCGACGTGAGCGACGATAGCGCGAACGCGATGGTCGACAACGGCACCTACGCTCTCGTCGGCGAGGTAACCGAAGACGAGATGCCGGAAGACGAGACGGAGACCGAAACGCCGGTCGAGAACGAGACCGAAACGCCGGTCGACGACACCGTCGAAAACGACACCGAAACGCCAGCTGACGACACCGAAACGCCGGTCGACGTCACCGTCGAAAACGACACCGAAACGCCGGTCGACAACGAGACGACCGAAACCGAGACTGAGACTGAGACAGCAACGGAAACCGAAACGGAAACCGAGACAGCAACGGAAACCGAGACTGAGACCGACACCCCGACGCCGGTCGACATCGCTATCGACAACGAGACGACCGAAACCGAGACGGTCAGCGACGACACGATGACGACCGAGAACGACACGGGGACAGAATCGACCGATACCGCGACGGCAGAAGCGTAAGAAAACGAATCTCGAACCGCTCGCGCCTTCTTTTTCAGTACTTCGGGTCCGCGCCCGTGACCTCGTATATGTTCTCCATCAGACGGTCACGTTCTGCCTGCCATCCGGCGAGTGCGCCGGGACGGCCGGGATAGCGGTTGTAATGGCTCATAAGTTCGTCCGCGAGGTTCTTCGTCTTGTAGAACTTGTAGATAAGCTCCCAGTAGCCGTAACTCTCCTTTGCGGTCTTGAGAGCGAGTTTCGGGCCGAACGACGTGGTCCCCGAGTAGAGCGCTTCGGCGAGTTTCTCGCCCGGAAGCGCGGCCAAGAGACTCATCAGTTCGTCGACGTTGATGGCCGTCGAGAGGATGTTGTAGACGTCGAGTCCGGCGTACCGCGCCCCGAAGTGCGACATGACGCGTTCGTTGTAGTGCCAGAGCATCTCCTCGGAGACGTCGTCGTTCTCGACGGCTTTTATCGCCTGGTCGCCCGCGTACTCGCCGGCGTACGCGGCACCGGCGATTCCGCCGCCGGTGGTCGGGTTGACGTGGGCCGCGGAGTCGCCCGCGGCGATGAACCCCGGTGCGACGGCGGAGTCGTAGGGGCGACGCGTCGGCAGGGCCGCGCCGAGTTTGTCGGTGACCGTCGCGCCCTCGAACTCCTCGCGGTTCCGGAGATCGTCTTTCAGATCGTCGACGAGTTTCATCGGTTCCTCGTTCATCTGGAACCCCAGACCGGCGTTGATGGTCGTCTCGGTCCGCGGGAAGTACCAGACGTACGCGGCGGCGACGTCGGCGGGCTTGAACACGAGTGCGTCGGACCACTCGACTGGCTCCTCTACTTCGACGATTTCGCGGTAGGCCGAACAGAACTGCGAGTACGAGACGTTCGTGTCGAACGTCGCCTCCGAGAGGTCCGCCTTGTCCTGCAGAAGCGACAGGGCACCGGCGCCGTCGACGACGATGTCGGCGTCGTACTCGACTTCTTCGCCTTTGTGCTTGCCCGTGACGCCGGTGACGGTGCCGTCGTCGTCCTGCGTCACGTCTTGGACGACGGTGTCGTAGTGGAACTCCGCGCCCGCGTTCTCGGCGCCCTCGATGAGGCGGCGACCGTACTCCCAGCGGTCGATGACCGCGAGTTCCCCGGGGACGGGAATTTCGAGCACCGAGTCCTCTTTGGGTATCTCGAAGCGCCCGTGGTCGACGTCGGTGTTCGTGAACGCCGGCTCTATCTGCGATTTGGGGATGGCATCGGGGAACTCGTCTGCGCCCTTGAGGGCGTCGCCACAGGCGATGTGGCCCGCCTCTTCTGCAGTCTTTCGCTCGACGACGACGGCGTCGAGACCCTCATTCGCGACGGTCGCTGCCGCGTAGCACCCCGAAGTGCCTGCCCCGACGACGACGACGTCGTACTCGTGGGTCGTGCTCATTGATTCGTATTCCCTTCCGTGATAAGAAAACTCTTTATTTGTTGGTCTGCGTCGGGCAAAGGCCCACCTCGGAACCCGAACGGTCGATACGAGACGTCTCGGGCGCGTATTTACCAGTTGACTGCACTGCGCAACCGGACTCGTCAGAAGGCTTGACTGACCGCGAGTGAAGAGGCTTGCGATACATCCACTGAGCAATCACTGGTTCGCGAGGGCGCGGCGCTTCACAGCTATCAGATTCGGAGTCGCGCCGTCCCGTGTCACCTCCGCTGTGCCAACGAGCGTCCAGGCGGCTTTGCGTCTGCGAATCGACGCCCTCACTCGGCGTCTTTCAGGTCGGTGCCGAACACCATCTCGGCGTCGGACTCGTCGTCTCCGTCGTCGGCCGCAGTCTCTTCGCCGTCGCGTCGGTCACCGCCGAGAATCTCGGCGTCGTCGGCCGCCGTGCCGTCGGGGAGCGTCGACTCCGCGTCGTCCGTGAGTATCTCCGCGCCGTCGCTCTCCGTCTTCGGCGTCTCGGCGGGGAACTCGCTCTCGTCGTCGGCGAGGAGCGACTCCATCCGTTCGCTGGCCCGTCGAGAGGCCTCCGCGAGGGGGTTCTCGTCGTCTTCCCCGTCGGACGGAGTCGCCTCGCCGGGGGTCGCGAGGGCGTCCTCTCGGGAGGCGTCGTCCGGAGAGTCTCCGTCCGAGTGCGCCCGACGGCCCGCGGCGGGTCGGCCGTCGACGTCCTCGACCGAGATGTCTCGAACCTCTCTCTCTCCAGTCGGATCGACGACTCTCCGGGTGGCGTCGTCGGACTCGTCGTCTCCGTCGTCGAGAGCGTTCTCGACGGCGGCTTGGACGTTCGACTCGATCTGATCCGAGGCGACGTCCATCGTGTCGGCGACGGAGTGTTGCACCGCCAGCGACACCGTCTCGCGGAGGTCGTCGGGGTCGATACCCTCGTCTCGCGCCGACTCGACTTCGGCGGCGACGAGATCCGCGGCGGTGGTGGCGCGGGCGACCGTCCGGCCGAACGCGACGACGAAGAGACCGACACCGACGAGAGCGAGGGCGGGAACCGCACGCTCGGACCCGGCCAACGCGGTCGGAGAGAGAGGCGTTCCGTCCCCCGACGGGAGTCCGTACCAGAGACCGATTCCGACGAGACCCACGCCGGCGGCCGTCGGGACGAACGCTCGGAGATGGTATCGGGCGGCAGTTCGAACAGCGTCTCGCGGGCGCATATCCGGCGCATCACCGTTCCGGATAATAAATCCCCCAGACCTGTTAGAGATAATGACGTGTCAGAAATATGTCGTCGAGTCAGGAGGCGACGCGACGTTCAGTCGTCGCCCGACTCGTAGTGGTCGCCCGCGGCCTCGGGTATCTGGGTCCGGCCGACGAGAGCGAGGACGACGATGACCGTCACGTACGGGATGGTCCGGACGAGCGGTTGCGGAATCGCGAACACGTCGCGCGCCTGCAGCGTCAGTTGAAGCGCGTCGAGTCCGGCAAACAGCATCGTCGAGAGCATCGCGCCGATGGGGTTGTAGTTGCCGAACAGGTAGGCGACGATGGCGATGAACCCTTTCCCGTTGACCATCGTCGGGCCGTTGCCGGTGAACTGTCCGAGACTGAGCGACAGCGCCGCGCCCCCGATACCGGCGAGGACGCCCGAGATGACGACGGCGGCGTAGCGGACGCGTTGCACGTCCACGCCCGCCGTGTCGAGCGCTTTCGGGTTCTCACCGCTCGCGATGACCCAGCGACCGAACGTGGTCCGATTGAGCGTCCACCACGAGAGGGCGACGGCGACGAACATCATGTAGACGAACGGCGTCGCGTCGAACAGCGCACCGAGCGACGGGATATCCGAGAGGTACGGAATCGTAACCGTCCCGATGGTCGGAACGCTCGCCGTGTTCGGGCCGCCGTAGACGACCTGTGACGCGAACGGAGCGAGTCCGAGCGCGATGAGCCAGATGGCGAGTCCGGCGATAATCTGGTCGGCGCGGAACTCGATGCAGACCACCGCAAACAGCAGTGCGAGGAGCGTGCTGGCGAGGACGCCCGCCAACAGACCGAGCCACGTGCTCCCTGTCACGTCGGCGAAGTAGACGCCGCCGAACGCCGAGATGATGAGCAGGCCTTCGAGCCCGATGTTGATGACGCCGCTCTTCTCGGCGAAGATGCCGCCGAGAGCGGCGAACGCGATGGGCACCGAGAGACGCAGCGTCGCCGAGAGCGTGCTCTTTGCGGTGAGGATGTTCAGCACCTGTCCGGCGTCCGACGACGGGAACAGGACGCCGAGGACGCCGATGGCCACGAGCAGGAGGGCGGCGACGCCCGCGACGAGTCGCCGCGAGTCGAGGCCCTCGGTCAGGTTCGACCGCAGACTCGTCTCACTCATCGGTCTCACCTCCCACGCCGCCGTCGGTGACCGGGCGACCGGTGGTCTCGTCTTCGAACGTCCAGACGTGCTTGCCGATGAGGCGGAAGAACTCGGGCATGGCGACGAAGAGGATGATGAGGCCGCGGAGGACGCCGACGAGTTGCGGCGGCACGTCCGTCGCGACGTCCACGACGATGGACCCGCTCTTGAGGACGCCGAACAGCAACGCCGCCAAGCCGACGCCGAGCGGATTGTTCCCCGCGAGGATGGAGACGGTGATGCCGTCGAAGCCGTACGCGGGAACGCCCGTCTGGAAGTTCCCGAGGACCATGAGGACGTACACCGCGCCGCCGATTCCGGCGAGCGCACCGGAGAACGTCATGCTCGCGACGACGGTTCGAGCGGCGTCTACGCCGCCGTACTCCGCGGCCTCGGACTGGATACCGCTGGTCCGGAGGTCGTAGCCGAACGAGGTGCGTTCGAGTATCAGGTAGACGGCCACGAGGAGGCCGATAGCGAGGACGAACGCGACGAGCGAGAAGTCGTTTCGGGGGTCGAACAGGATCGGAGGGAACAGAGCGCCGTCGGGAACCGAAACGGTCTGCGTCGCGAAACTCTCGGGGTCTTTGAAGTGGTCCTGTACCAGATACAGCGCGATAGACGTCGCGACGAAGTTCAGCATGATGGTCGTAATCACCTCGTTCGCGTCGGCGTACGCCTTCAGAGCGCCCGGTATCGCGCCGTAGGCGCCTCCGGTGACGGCTCCGACGAGGAGTCCGAACGGGAGCAAGAGGAACGGGCCGACGCCCGCGGGCACCGTCGCTCCGACGACGGGAACCGCGATGGCCGTCGCGAGAGCGCCGACGACGAGTTGCCCCTGCGTCCCGATGTTGAAGATGCCGGCGCGGAAGGCGACGGCGACTGCGACGCCGGTGAACATCAGTATCGTCGTCTCCGAGAGCGTCGTCGCGAACTGACCGTTGAGCGGGTTCTGCGAGAGGTTACCGAACGCGCCGATGAACAGTCGGTCGTATATCAAAAGCGGGTCGTAACAGAAGCCGACGCCGAAGTACGTCGCGGCGGCCGTCCCGCACGTCGTCATCCGACCGGCCGCGAGGATGAGGACGAACCCGACGGCGATAGACAGCAGTAACGCGGCCCCGCTTATCAGTACCCGTTCGCCCCTCGACGCGCCGACGAGTCGTTCGGCCGCGTCTTTGACGCTCATCGGCTCTCACCCGTCGGTTCCGCGGCGCCGACTCCGCGCGAGGAGTCGTAGGACTCGGGGTACTCACCGGCCATCAACAGGCCCAGTTCCTCTTCGGTCACCGCCT
This region includes:
- a CDS encoding geranylgeranyl reductase family protein, coding for MSTTHEYDVVVVGAGTSGCYAAATVANEGLDAVVVERKTAEEAGHIACGDALKGADEFPDAIPKSQIEPAFTNTDVDHGRFEIPKEDSVLEIPVPGELAVIDRWEYGRRLIEGAENAGAEFHYDTVVQDVTQDDDGTVTGVTGKHKGEEVEYDADIVVDGAGALSLLQDKADLSEATFDTNVSYSQFCSAYREIVEVEEPVEWSDALVFKPADVAAAYVWYFPRTETTINAGLGFQMNEEPMKLVDDLKDDLRNREEFEGATVTDKLGAALPTRRPYDSAVAPGFIAAGDSAAHVNPTTGGGIAGAAYAGEYAGDQAIKAVENDDVSEEMLWHYNERVMSHFGARYAGLDVYNILSTAINVDELMSLLAALPGEKLAEALYSGTTSFGPKLALKTAKESYGYWELIYKFYKTKNLADELMSHYNRYPGRPGALAGWQAERDRLMENIYEVTGADPKY
- a CDS encoding ABC transporter permease, with the protein product MSETSLRSNLTEGLDSRRLVAGVAALLLVAIGVLGVLFPSSDAGQVLNILTAKSTLSATLRLSVPIAFAALGGIFAEKSGVINIGLEGLLIISAFGGVYFADVTGSTWLGLLAGVLASTLLALLFAVVCIEFRADQIIAGLAIWLIALGLAPFASQVVYGGPNTASVPTIGTVTIPYLSDIPSLGALFDATPFVYMMFVAVALSWWTLNRTTFGRWVIASGENPKALDTAGVDVQRVRYAAVVISGVLAGIGGAALSLSLGQFTGNGPTMVNGKGFIAIVAYLFGNYNPIGAMLSTMLFAGLDALQLTLQARDVFAIPQPLVRTIPYVTVIVVLALVGRTQIPEAAGDHYESGDD
- a CDS encoding ABC transporter permease, translating into MSVKDAAERLVGASRGERVLISGAALLLSIAVGFVLILAAGRMTTCGTAAATYFGVGFCYDPLLIYDRLFIGAFGNLSQNPLNGQFATTLSETTILMFTGVAVAVAFRAGIFNIGTQGQLVVGALATAIAVPVVGATVPAGVGPFLLLPFGLLVGAVTGGAYGAIPGALKAYADANEVITTIMLNFVATSIALYLVQDHFKDPESFATQTVSVPDGALFPPILFDPRNDFSLVAFVLAIGLLVAVYLILERTSFGYDLRTSGIQSEAAEYGGVDAARTVVASMTFSGALAGIGGAVYVLMVLGNFQTGVPAYGFDGITVSILAGNNPLGVGLAALLFGVLKSGSIVVDVATDVPPQLVGVLRGLIILFVAMPEFFRLIGKHVWTFEDETTGRPVTDGGVGGETDE